In Pseudoalteromonas sp. MM1, a single window of DNA contains:
- a CDS encoding response regulator — MKTNILFLFLVFQLFSAALNAQPLSKTTNVLFINSTNQTMPWHKSVESGLRTELTQRIVDYDIFVENMDIGRFDETTQKQLMSDYLKQKYKNKHIDIIVTQSPSAAALIAQLNDFFTSTPKIYLEPGEQFRLPANTNNALMRAKLDYKQATASAVNLMKPKKLIVVLDTKNEIGINFYAGLFNITNQDFSYLEIEQWFDLPVAELMAKVKSAPSDSIILFTPIFRNYENKSISPYQLVSLLAQHSNAPIFSYWEVLLGSGVVGGYVLSGEKIGRRVGEAIISYNENNVLPSISNENLSVYKFDWRQLKKYNVAPQSLPEKSIIAYYKPSYFEQNKVLIYSAAITIFVLSAFLVFVLRLNRRRIQLVNALDEEKLRLESRVEQRTKELLQAKEAAEQLTSSKSEFLANMSHEIRTPMSGIIGLTNILLGKNLPEEDKQYLEKIKYSSDQLLVVINDILDFSKIESGNIKVEAFAFSLNAVVDYIITTFENRARSKGIAFEINISDNVKHNLVGDVVRINQVLINLCSNAIKFTSKGAISVQVDAEEASNDLESIVLRFTVKDTGIGIDEKSLPNLFDSFTQADSSTTRKYGGTGLGLAISKRLCQAMGGDISVSSIQGKGSKFIATINVEVNTQALIEDSPQLSFAEPFDVLLIDDNEDDLSLIKRQLSTMGLRCMACSQASDAIEIIKENKNTFKIIIVDGEMPTMSSETFFTRIYKVNPLLCNNIIVLTASKNDAIYDIAQKINIKTILHKPVLTSVLFEAMKSKVVSPFTRNTHNPATAKPLQGVKILVAEDNDINRLIVSDILVASGAQVHAVENGLECIQIVKLETFDIILMDIHMPIMDGVEATKVIRSDSNTALASMPIIALTANVMNDDITHYLSTGMNSHVAKPIKAKTLRDTILDCLNK; from the coding sequence ATGAAAACTAATATTTTATTTTTATTTCTTGTTTTTCAGTTATTTAGTGCAGCACTAAACGCGCAGCCATTATCTAAAACTACTAATGTTTTATTTATAAATTCGACAAATCAAACCATGCCATGGCACAAAAGTGTTGAGTCAGGACTGCGAACAGAGTTAACACAACGTATTGTAGACTATGATATTTTTGTCGAAAATATGGATATAGGGCGCTTTGATGAGACCACTCAAAAGCAATTAATGAGCGACTACCTTAAGCAAAAATATAAAAATAAGCACATAGATATAATTGTCACGCAATCACCATCGGCTGCGGCGTTAATAGCGCAATTAAATGACTTTTTTACTAGCACACCAAAAATTTATTTAGAACCTGGCGAACAGTTTAGGCTACCGGCAAACACTAATAATGCCTTAATGCGGGCTAAGTTAGACTACAAGCAAGCAACCGCCAGCGCGGTTAATTTAATGAAACCTAAAAAGCTCATTGTGGTGTTAGATACTAAAAATGAAATAGGAATAAACTTTTATGCAGGGCTGTTTAATATTACCAACCAAGATTTTTCGTACTTAGAGATTGAGCAATGGTTTGACCTTCCAGTTGCTGAACTGATGGCAAAAGTAAAAAGTGCGCCATCAGACTCCATTATTTTATTTACCCCTATATTTAGAAATTACGAAAATAAGTCAATTAGCCCATATCAGCTCGTCAGCTTACTCGCTCAGCACAGTAACGCCCCCATTTTTAGCTACTGGGAAGTTTTATTGGGCTCAGGTGTAGTGGGTGGTTATGTTTTATCAGGTGAGAAAATAGGTAGGCGCGTGGGTGAAGCTATTATCTCTTACAATGAAAATAACGTGTTGCCTAGCATAAGCAATGAAAATTTAAGTGTTTATAAATTCGATTGGCGACAGCTTAAAAAATATAATGTTGCACCGCAAAGCCTGCCAGAAAAATCGATTATTGCTTATTATAAGCCAAGTTACTTTGAACAAAATAAAGTGTTAATTTACAGCGCCGCCATTACTATTTTTGTATTGAGCGCTTTTTTAGTGTTTGTATTACGACTAAATCGCCGCCGTATTCAGCTTGTAAACGCGCTTGATGAAGAAAAGCTACGACTAGAGTCGCGTGTAGAGCAACGCACTAAAGAGCTATTACAAGCTAAAGAAGCTGCAGAGCAGCTTACCTCGTCAAAATCTGAATTTTTAGCCAATATGAGTCATGAGATCAGAACCCCAATGAGTGGCATTATAGGGCTTACCAATATTTTATTGGGCAAAAACCTACCTGAGGAAGATAAGCAGTATTTAGAAAAAATAAAGTACTCGTCAGATCAATTGCTTGTGGTTATTAATGACATTTTAGATTTTTCAAAAATTGAGTCTGGAAATATTAAAGTTGAGGCCTTTGCGTTTTCGCTAAACGCGGTTGTTGATTATATAATAACCACATTTGAAAATAGGGCGCGTAGTAAAGGTATTGCGTTTGAGATTAATATTAGCGATAACGTTAAACATAACTTAGTTGGCGATGTGGTGCGTATAAACCAAGTATTAATTAATTTGTGCTCTAACGCGATTAAGTTTACCTCTAAAGGGGCTATTTCGGTGCAAGTAGACGCAGAAGAAGCCTCTAATGACCTCGAAAGTATTGTTTTACGTTTTACTGTTAAAGACACCGGCATTGGTATTGATGAAAAAAGCTTACCTAACTTGTTTGATTCATTCACTCAGGCCGATAGCTCTACAACCCGAAAATACGGGGGAACTGGGTTAGGCTTAGCTATTAGTAAACGTTTATGCCAAGCAATGGGGGGTGATATTTCAGTTAGCAGCATACAAGGTAAGGGCAGTAAATTTATTGCTACCATAAACGTTGAAGTAAACACCCAAGCATTGATAGAAGACAGCCCACAGTTGTCATTTGCTGAACCATTTGATGTATTACTAATAGATGACAATGAAGACGATTTAAGCTTAATTAAAAGGCAGCTTAGTACAATGGGGCTGCGTTGTATGGCTTGCAGCCAGGCAAGTGATGCAATAGAAATAATTAAAGAGAATAAAAACACCTTTAAAATTATTATAGTTGACGGTGAAATGCCTACCATGAGCAGTGAAACGTTTTTTACCCGCATCTATAAAGTAAACCCATTGCTTTGTAACAATATTATTGTACTTACAGCAAGTAAAAACGATGCAATTTACGACATAGCCCAAAAAATAAACATTAAAACTATTTTGCATAAGCCTGTGCTTACCAGCGTGTTATTTGAAGCAATGAAAAGCAAAGTGGTTAGCCCTTTTACGAGGAATACCCATAACCCCGCCACCGCAAAGCCATTGCAAGGTGTAAAAATACTCGTTGCTGAAGATAACGACATAAACAGGCTGATTGTATCCGATATATTAGTCGCCAGTGGGGCGCAGGTGCATGCAGTAGAAAATGGCTTAGAATGTATTCAAATCGTAAAATTAGAAACGTTTGATATTATTTTAATGGATATTCATATGCCCATTATGGATGGTGTAGAAGCGACTAAAGTAATACGCAGTGACAGCAATACTGCGCTTGCCTCTATGCCTATTATTGCGTTAACTGCAAACGTAATGAATGATGATATTACTCACTACCTATCTACTGGTATGAATTCGCATGTTGCTAAACCAATAAAAGCTAAAACATTACGCGATACGATACTTGATTGCTTAAATAAATAA
- the arsH gene encoding arsenical resistance protein ArsH, with protein sequence MSKSIEHELPNLELSQSIPPTVKDFTLTFSSHKPKILLLYGSLRTRSYSKLVIEESARLLIHFGAEVKIFNPEGLPITDSEDETHPKVQELRDLMLWSEGQVWCSPERHGAMTSVFKNQIDWIPLNLGGVRPTQGKTLAVLQVCGGSQSFNVVNQLRVLGRWMRMITIPNQSSVPKAFLEFEENGRMKPSAFYNRIVDVMEELVKFTLLMRDQKEYFVDRYSERVETAEQLSKRVNQKDI encoded by the coding sequence ATGAGTAAATCAATTGAACACGAGCTACCAAATTTAGAACTTTCACAAAGCATTCCTCCTACCGTTAAGGATTTCACGTTAACGTTTTCATCTCATAAACCTAAAATTTTATTGTTATACGGATCGCTAAGAACCCGCTCATATAGCAAGTTAGTTATAGAAGAAAGTGCGCGCTTGTTAATCCACTTTGGTGCTGAGGTTAAAATATTTAACCCTGAAGGTTTACCCATAACAGATAGTGAAGATGAAACGCACCCTAAAGTGCAAGAGTTACGTGATTTAATGCTTTGGTCTGAAGGGCAAGTTTGGTGCTCGCCGGAACGACACGGTGCTATGACGAGTGTATTTAAAAACCAGATTGATTGGATCCCATTAAACCTTGGTGGGGTAAGGCCTACACAAGGTAAAACGCTGGCTGTGCTGCAGGTTTGTGGTGGTTCGCAGTCATTTAATGTGGTTAATCAGTTACGCGTATTAGGGCGTTGGATGCGCATGATAACAATACCTAATCAGTCATCTGTGCCTAAAGCGTTTTTAGAATTTGAAGAAAATGGCCGAATGAAGCCTTCTGCTTTTTACAATCGAATTGTGGATGTAATGGAAGAGCTCGTAAAATTTACCTTATTAATGCGCGACCAAAAAGAATACTTTGTTGATAGATACTCTGAGCGAGTAGAAACAGCAGAGCAGCTCAGTAAACGCGTAAATCAAAAAGATATTTAG
- the arsB gene encoding ACR3 family arsenite efflux transporter, with translation MGLFERFLSVWVALAIALGIVAGYTVPEVFSVVASLEYAHVNIVIAVLIWFMIYPMMVQIDFSSIKDVGKKPKGLVLTVVINWLIKPFTMALLGWLFFKGIFADFVDPQTATEYIAGMILLGVAPCTAMVFVWSQLTKGDANYTLVQVSINDIIMIFAFAPIAGLLLGVTDITVPWDTLLISVVLYVLIPLIAGAITRKKLDKGDDHTRLNHFLKVMKPYSIIGLLATVALLFGFQSQTLIDNPEAIVLIAIPLLIQTYGIFAIAYIAAKKMGLAHNIAAPACMIATSNFFELAVAVAISLFGLHSGAALATVVGVLVEVPVMLSLVYFANKTRHWFN, from the coding sequence GTGGGGTTATTTGAACGCTTTTTATCGGTGTGGGTTGCGCTGGCAATCGCGCTAGGAATTGTGGCCGGTTACACCGTACCCGAGGTATTTAGTGTTGTTGCAAGCTTAGAGTATGCTCATGTAAATATTGTTATCGCTGTACTCATTTGGTTTATGATTTACCCAATGATGGTGCAAATTGACTTCTCCTCTATTAAAGATGTAGGCAAAAAGCCTAAAGGCTTAGTGCTGACAGTCGTTATCAACTGGCTCATAAAACCCTTTACCATGGCTTTATTAGGGTGGTTATTTTTTAAAGGCATTTTTGCAGACTTTGTCGACCCACAAACGGCAACAGAATACATAGCCGGTATGATTTTATTAGGAGTAGCACCATGTACTGCAATGGTGTTTGTGTGGAGCCAACTAACAAAAGGCGATGCTAATTACACGTTAGTGCAGGTATCTATAAACGATATTATTATGATTTTTGCCTTTGCGCCCATCGCAGGTTTATTACTAGGGGTAACAGACATAACGGTACCGTGGGACACGTTATTAATCTCGGTGGTTTTGTATGTACTTATTCCATTAATAGCAGGCGCTATTACCCGCAAAAAGTTAGATAAAGGTGATGATCACACACGGTTAAATCACTTTTTAAAGGTAATGAAACCATATTCTATCATTGGCTTACTGGCAACGGTGGCACTTTTGTTTGGTTTCCAGTCTCAAACTTTAATAGATAATCCAGAAGCGATTGTATTGATTGCTATTCCACTGCTTATTCAAACGTATGGTATTTTTGCAATAGCCTACATAGCCGCAAAAAAAATGGGCCTAGCTCATAATATTGCAGCGCCAGCTTGCATGATTGCAACTTCTAACTTTTTTGAGTTAGCCGTTGCCGTAGCCATTTCATTATTTGGTTTACACTCTGGTGCTGCGCTTGCCACCGTTGTGGGCGTTCTTGTTGAAGTACCTGTTATGCTTAGCTTAGTTTATTTTGCTAATAAAACGCGTCATTGGTTTAACTAG
- the arsC gene encoding arsenate reductase (glutaredoxin) (This arsenate reductase requires both glutathione and glutaredoxin to convert arsenate to arsenite, after which the efflux transporter formed by ArsA and ArsB can extrude the arsenite from the cell, providing resistance.): MIVIYHNPDCGTSRNVLQIIKAAGYNPTVIEYLKEGWTKPQLLALFAAANLTPKTALRVSKSPAEELGLLNENVTDEAILEAMLEHPILVNRPIVCTEKGVKLCRPSEHVLTLLAQWPKGELYKEDGEMILNARGEQPEK, translated from the coding sequence ATGATCGTTATTTATCATAACCCTGATTGTGGTACATCGCGCAATGTATTGCAGATTATTAAAGCCGCTGGCTATAACCCAACGGTTATTGAATACCTTAAAGAGGGCTGGACAAAACCTCAGTTGTTAGCGCTATTTGCCGCAGCAAACTTAACACCTAAAACGGCTCTGAGAGTGAGTAAATCGCCTGCTGAAGAGCTAGGTTTGTTAAATGAAAACGTAACAGACGAAGCTATTTTAGAGGCCATGCTTGAGCATCCAATACTGGTTAATAGACCTATAGTGTGCACTGAAAAAGGGGTTAAACTGTGTCGCCCTAGTGAGCACGTTTTAACGCTGTTAGCGCAATGGCCTAAAGGCGAGCTATACAAGGAAGACGGCGAAATGATATTAAACGCGCGGGGCGAGCAACCCGAAAAGTAA
- a CDS encoding EAL domain-containing protein, with protein sequence MHKAIIKFAEQKKIIYLTSFALVVIIFNVLLNDTLHKKIHKNGQQLTQQIFELQINANTEKEIVQALAQSKGFMLAAHSNAEHFKYLVDIQHDVFSYKTLSISLYHWPAWVEQAYLFLLLNIIILGAASWWVRWWKVLVKKPAANMSLPYSKTKAAKILSTQITTLNCEVKSMYGVSAARHSLFAIVKCDCVFDKNTDIQASFKVWIAKYFKELPAISVNVFDANNLAITLNNIPVAKLDTYSENLHECVYQICKRYRSTVTRKNIKIGLCDYRYAAEQPVIFKLAKSALVFSEKSLIQHWHRLALQHEQGNLISSKQVIENIKKNKFILFFQPLFMITSGDILQHEVLIRIRQQPHGLLAARYFINQDFNNHQALELDKAVLLQVKKLILAEPSALTVSVNLHISNWFNEQFWSWFVTNMKDFTTKRKLQFEISEADFIKYQAQLADAFEKLTALQSLLVIDNVQNVEHINQIASQKLVSGIKLGYPLVHNVDEKTQQQKQVKNIVAQSKLLNIPVYAVGVETQKELLILAKLGVVAAQGFYFSEPLQEYTHATFY encoded by the coding sequence ATGCATAAAGCCATAATAAAATTTGCTGAGCAAAAAAAAATAATTTACTTAACCAGCTTTGCGTTGGTGGTAATTATTTTTAATGTGCTTTTAAATGATACGCTCCATAAAAAAATTCATAAAAATGGCCAGCAGTTAACACAGCAAATTTTTGAGCTGCAAATTAATGCCAACACCGAAAAAGAAATAGTGCAAGCATTGGCACAAAGTAAGGGCTTTATGCTGGCTGCACACTCAAATGCCGAACACTTCAAATACTTAGTTGATATACAGCACGATGTATTTAGCTATAAAACTCTCAGTATAAGTTTATACCACTGGCCTGCATGGGTGGAGCAAGCCTACTTATTTTTACTATTAAATATCATTATATTAGGTGCCGCTAGCTGGTGGGTTAGATGGTGGAAAGTATTAGTAAAAAAACCAGCAGCGAACATGTCATTGCCTTACAGTAAAACTAAAGCAGCAAAAATACTTTCTACGCAAATCACCACTTTAAACTGCGAAGTAAAGTCTATGTACGGTGTGAGTGCAGCGCGGCATAGTTTATTTGCTATAGTGAAATGTGATTGCGTGTTTGATAAAAATACCGATATCCAAGCAAGTTTTAAGGTATGGATAGCAAAATACTTTAAAGAGCTTCCTGCAATATCAGTTAATGTATTTGATGCTAACAACCTTGCTATTACTTTAAATAATATCCCTGTAGCAAAGCTAGATACATACAGTGAAAACCTGCACGAATGCGTTTATCAAATTTGTAAGCGTTATCGAAGCACTGTAACGCGTAAAAACATAAAGATTGGCCTGTGCGATTATCGATATGCGGCTGAGCAACCCGTTATTTTTAAGCTCGCTAAATCTGCCTTAGTATTTTCAGAAAAAAGTTTAATTCAGCACTGGCATAGGCTCGCGTTACAGCACGAACAAGGTAACTTAATTTCAAGTAAGCAGGTTATTGAAAATATTAAAAAGAATAAATTTATTTTGTTCTTTCAACCGTTATTTATGATCACCAGCGGCGATATTTTACAACATGAAGTGCTAATAAGAATTAGGCAGCAACCGCATGGTTTATTAGCTGCGCGCTACTTTATTAATCAAGACTTTAACAATCACCAAGCATTGGAGTTAGATAAAGCGGTGCTACTTCAAGTAAAAAAACTAATTTTAGCTGAGCCCAGCGCACTAACGGTAAGTGTTAATTTGCATATAAGTAATTGGTTTAACGAGCAGTTTTGGAGCTGGTTTGTTACCAATATGAAAGACTTTACGACAAAGCGAAAGTTACAGTTTGAAATTAGCGAAGCAGATTTTATTAAGTACCAAGCACAACTAGCAGATGCCTTTGAAAAACTGACGGCCCTACAAAGTTTGCTGGTGATTGATAATGTACAGAATGTGGAGCACATTAACCAAATTGCGTCTCAAAAATTAGTTAGCGGTATAAAACTAGGGTATCCGCTCGTTCATAATGTGGATGAAAAAACGCAACAGCAAAAACAAGTTAAAAACATTGTAGCGCAAAGCAAGTTGCTCAATATACCTGTGTACGCGGTGGGCGTAGAAACCCAAAAAGAGCTACTTATATTGGCTAAATTAGGTGTAGTTGCCGCACAAGGCTTTTACTTTTCGGAGCCCTTACAGGAATACACACATGCTACGTTTTATTAG
- a CDS encoding 1-aminocyclopropane-1-carboxylate deaminase/D-cysteine desulfhydrase: MLNLFNIEKESPIQQIDSACLKKRNIRLSVKRDDLLHPLISGNKWRKLKYNLQQMQALNKTQLLTFGGAFSNHVHACAGAGKLFNIKTHAIIRGPHLDTHNPTLQFAKQCAMDLHAVTRIEYKQRQDPDYLAQLQARFEHAYIIPEGGSNTYALPGCAELAKSLPKHDYLVCPTGSGGTLAGLIEGSHQTTQLLGIAVLKQAEYLNKEITALSKKAAQQSNWQLLTQFHDGGYGKFSNDLWQFCKRMQQQHNLPLEPIYSGKMMYALWQLIEQDYFATGSHIMAIHTGGLQGLNGLKYRGLI; encoded by the coding sequence ATGCTTAATTTATTTAATATTGAAAAAGAAAGTCCGATACAACAAATAGATAGCGCCTGTCTTAAAAAGAGAAACATACGGTTAAGTGTGAAAAGGGATGACTTACTTCACCCACTAATAAGTGGTAACAAATGGCGTAAGCTAAAATATAATTTACAGCAAATGCAAGCCCTTAATAAAACACAACTACTCACCTTTGGGGGGGCTTTTTCTAATCATGTTCACGCCTGTGCAGGGGCGGGTAAACTATTTAATATAAAAACCCACGCCATAATTAGAGGGCCACACTTAGATACTCACAACCCCACCCTGCAATTTGCTAAACAGTGCGCAATGGACTTACATGCGGTTACGCGTATTGAATATAAGCAGCGCCAAGACCCTGATTATTTAGCCCAGTTACAAGCACGCTTTGAACACGCCTATATAATCCCAGAAGGTGGAAGTAATACATATGCCCTGCCTGGGTGTGCTGAGCTTGCTAAAAGCTTACCAAAGCATGATTACTTAGTGTGCCCCACAGGAAGTGGCGGAACACTTGCAGGCTTAATTGAGGGTAGCCACCAAACCACGCAGCTATTAGGAATTGCGGTATTAAAACAAGCCGAGTACTTGAACAAAGAAATTACAGCACTCAGTAAAAAAGCAGCTCAGCAATCCAATTGGCAGCTACTTACACAGTTTCATGATGGCGGTTATGGCAAATTTAGTAATGACTTATGGCAGTTTTGTAAACGCATGCAGCAGCAACATAACTTACCTCTTGAGCCTATATATAGCGGTAAAATGATGTATGCACTATGGCAGCTTATCGAGCAAGATTACTTTGCTACTGGTAGTCATATAATGGCTATTCATACGGGCGGCTTACAGGGGCTCAATGGGCTAAAATATCGTGGCCTAATTTAG
- a CDS encoding PilN domain-containing protein, with the protein MKTRINFYQKAIRVRRDPVPFKGMLLLWLGTLLVVALTWLFYLYEEHKSQQLLTQSQAYLKQTQQQLNVVKQRLADKQNKSHLIDELKVLQQEILHKQQVFDYLENTSMHTKTDYADVMRDLAAYHEPQIWLDQIKFEGKKVVLKGRTQQAKYLPIWLTNLKQSSFFKGKEFSVLELSSSDGVSEFNVATELSSSEVTQ; encoded by the coding sequence ATGAAAACACGGATTAATTTTTACCAAAAAGCCATTAGGGTTAGACGCGACCCAGTGCCCTTTAAAGGGATGCTTTTGCTGTGGCTAGGTACATTGCTAGTGGTTGCATTAACCTGGTTGTTTTATTTATACGAAGAGCACAAGAGCCAGCAATTACTTACACAAAGCCAAGCTTATCTAAAGCAAACGCAGCAGCAATTGAACGTGGTAAAGCAGCGATTAGCTGATAAACAAAACAAATCGCACTTAATTGATGAGCTAAAAGTACTGCAACAAGAAATTTTACACAAACAGCAAGTGTTTGATTATTTAGAAAATACATCAATGCACACGAAAACGGATTATGCCGATGTGATGCGCGATTTGGCAGCGTACCACGAGCCGCAAATTTGGCTTGATCAGATAAAATTTGAAGGCAAAAAAGTAGTGCTCAAAGGGCGTACTCAACAGGCTAAATATTTACCTATTTGGCTTACTAATCTCAAGCAATCAAGCTTTTTTAAGGGGAAGGAGTTTTCAGTGCTGGAGCTGTCGAGCAGTGATGGCGTGAGCGAATTTAATGTGGCTACAGAGCTTAGTTCAAGTGAGGTAACACAATGA
- a CDS encoding agglutinin biogenesis protein MshJ, whose amino-acid sequence MNEQNENKGWPVFVKYQAQFAALQQREKYSVLFVGLFLIVYLGLWFVVFPQQDAVNSLRVEQNALWQKLNQNEAQLSMLTQALEHDYTKVLRNQVGQTQRELEDINNKLSKFSQGFISANKVPAVLKDLLVNTPDVQVVGFSVNPAKAIDVEKLGEHDTQTLFFEHQMIVTLQGRYFSLQQYLEGLKASQQKLLIQQFNYQVQTYPNAELTLQIATVSANEKFIAL is encoded by the coding sequence ATGAATGAGCAAAATGAAAATAAAGGCTGGCCAGTATTTGTTAAATACCAAGCACAATTTGCGGCGTTACAGCAGCGGGAAAAGTATTCTGTTCTGTTTGTTGGCTTATTTCTGATTGTTTATTTAGGTTTGTGGTTTGTGGTGTTTCCGCAGCAAGATGCAGTGAATAGTTTACGTGTTGAACAAAACGCATTGTGGCAAAAACTAAATCAAAATGAAGCGCAACTCTCTATGCTTACACAGGCATTAGAGCATGACTACACAAAAGTGCTCAGAAACCAGGTAGGGCAAACTCAGCGTGAGCTAGAAGATATAAATAATAAACTAAGTAAGTTTAGCCAAGGCTTTATTTCAGCAAACAAAGTGCCTGCAGTCTTAAAGGATTTATTAGTAAATACCCCCGATGTGCAGGTCGTTGGCTTTAGTGTAAACCCTGCCAAAGCAATTGATGTAGAAAAACTCGGTGAGCATGATACGCAAACATTATTTTTTGAACACCAAATGATAGTTACTTTGCAGGGGCGTTATTTTAGTTTGCAGCAGTATTTAGAAGGCCTTAAAGCTAGCCAACAAAAGTTGTTAATACAGCAGTTTAACTATCAGGTGCAAACATACCCTAATGCAGAGTTAACATTACAAATCGCAACGGTGAGTGCCAATGAAAAATTTATCGCTTTATAG
- a CDS encoding agglutinin biogenesis protein MshK yields the protein MKNLSLYSLCVFCVCFFSVSSAEILRDPTQPSNAPTLKGAATSNTALSLQSIIKTEKQYKAIISKQVYKPGDVVGEFRVLTINANSVLLANDDKQIKLELYDYEIKK from the coding sequence ATGAAAAATTTATCGCTTTATAGTTTGTGTGTGTTTTGCGTGTGTTTTTTCTCTGTTAGTTCAGCTGAAATATTGCGCGACCCTACTCAACCAAGCAATGCACCAACACTAAAAGGCGCTGCAACTAGCAATACAGCGCTGTCGTTACAATCAATTATTAAAACCGAAAAGCAATACAAAGCGATTATTTCTAAGCAGGTATATAAGCCAGGAGATGTAGTAGGTGAATTTCGGGTGCTAACAATAAACGCCAATTCTGTGCTGTTAGCAAATGATGATAAGCAAATAAAATTAGAATTATACGACTATGAAATTAAAAAATAA